The genomic segment ATCGTTCGGCTTCACTCACCGTCGCATCCGCAGCAATCGATTTGACAGGCATGGTCATCACATCACGAGCCAACAGCGCGGGGCGGTAACGCTCGGTCAGCAGACGGGTCAGTTGCTCCTGCACTTCCACCAGCGTACGGCCTTTTACGCTGGCGGCGGCGGCCACGGCATGCCCGCCGCCGCCAAACTCGCGCGCGATCCAGGCCACGTCGATCTCCGGTCTGCGACTCCGTCCGATGATCTGAACCTTTTCCTCCATCGCGAGGGCCACGATGACGGCATCAAAGCCTTGCAGTTCCGCGAGCCGCTGAACGGCTTCAGCGAGGTCGCCCGTATAGCGATCGTAGGCGCTCGATGCGACCAGAATTTTGCGGCCTTCCAGATAGTAGATCTCTCCCGATTGGAGCAAATCGTTCAGCAAGGCGATGAGGTTCGGATCCAGCGGGTGCTGCAACGTCTCCGCCACCAGGTTGAGATCGGCGCCGGCGCGCAGGACAAACGCCGCGGCGTCCAGATCGCGCGGAGTGGTCGAGGGGTAGGCCAACGAGCCGGTTTCTTCGTACAGTCCTATCGCCAACACGGTTGCTTCAGCGGCCGTGAGCGCCACTTGCTGCGCGTTCAGTCGTTCGATCAACAGCGTCGTGGTCGCGCCTACCGGTTCGATATGCCGTTCCGTCATTGACGGCCAGGCCGACGTGTTTGATCCTTCGCCGGTTCCATGATGATCAAACACATGGACGTCCAGATCCTTGCGCGAACTCAGCACCTTCAACGGACCGATCCGATCCGGCTCTTGCACATCGACCAGAATCAGTCGACGCACCTGCTCAAGCGCTACATCCTTCAGGCGGCAGATACCCAAATCGTGCTCAGCCAAAAAATTGCGCACGGACTCCTGCGCGCCGCCGGGAAACACCAGGACGGCATCGGGATACAGTTTTCGGGCTGCCACCATGGAGGCTAATCCGTCAAAGTCGGCATTCAAATGAGTCGTGATGAGATCCATGCCGGCATTCTAGCAGGATCGAATGGATCGATTCAGGCATGACGCGAGAAGTTTATGCAACAGATATGAAGTGTTCGGAAAGTGCTTGGGAAGATACAACCATGCCGTCCACAGATTGACCTGTGGACGGCATGGAAGAGACTCGACAACAAGCACGAGCGCGGTTACCGATCACGCCTCCGGAACCGAGTGGTGCGCTTGCCCCAACTCGGCACCGGATTGAACAATTAGCGCTGTTGGCGGTCGTGCTTCTGGCGAGCAATGTGGCGCGACGTGCGGTCCTGCGCATGACTAATGCGGGCGCGCTCTTTCTTCGTCACGACACCGTCGGACTTTGCCTTGTCCTCCATGTTGTTGATGTGCCCCTGCTGGTTGTTCAAACGAGTGGCCTCGCGTTCATTGAGTTGTCCACTGGCAATGCCTTGATCAATCCGTCGTTCCTGATTCGCCTGCCGCTGATCAATTCTGGGCGTCTCCGCCTGCGCAAAGACAAATGAGGGGACACACATCGACAGCATAGCCGCACCCACAATCACCTGCTTCATACATCCTCCCTTGGTTACCACAAAATGCCTGTCATGCCATTCAACGTACTAGCGGGTCTGTTCGTTGACAACGAGTTTTTGATTCCGAGACGAAAACAGTGGCGCTGAACGGATGATACCTCAGGAAACAATCGAGGAAAGAGGCGGGCAAAATTGAACAGATGTTGGCGTTTTCCTCCCCTGCCGGTCCTGCCTTATCACGCAACCGGACACAACCGGCACAAATCCGAGTGATTCTCCCCCTGATTACGGAGGCATGGGGCTTGCTCAGTCAGTCTCCGACCCGCAGCCGTCATCATTGAAGGAGGATTGTTATGAGGATCAACGCTAAGTCTTCATTGCTGGCCATCGCGGTGGCGACCCTGACCGCGATCAGCTTCGTGGTTGCACCGGCATCAGCAAAAGAGAAGGAGAAGGCGGCTAAACATCACCCTCATGCCGCGACCACATCGGCAGCAGCAGCGACGTCTTTGCTGGGATCCGTGCCTGAGCAATCCTCTGCCCCCAAGCCGGGGCAATACGACTCCAAACCCGGCGTCGCCTGGAAAACGGTGGGTGGGACCGTCAAAGAGATCCAAGGAAATACGTATACGGTTGAAGACTACGACGGCAGTCAAATGAAGATGCGTGTCGGGCAGGGCACCAAACATCTTCGAGGCAACAAAAAGGTGGGCGACACCATTCGAGCTGAGATTACCCACGGTGGCTTCGCCAATTCCATTCAGTAACCTGCTGAGGTTACGAACCCGCCTCAGCTCGCCGGTGTCCGAAGGGGCCGACCCTGCACAGGTCGGCCTCTCCCCAACCTTCCATATGCCTCTCCGCGACTATTTTGGGGGAGACCGCACAAACTCGATATCCCCGTAATAGGCCACGGCATGTTCCTTCGTGTTATCGGTATCGGTCATGATCGCAATGCCGTTGATCGCCGGCGGCTCCTCCCCGAAGGCCTGCCGATAGTCCTCATAGACATTGCGTTCTTCCTGGACCCAAGAGCCGATCCGACGAGCCCCGCTCTCCACGACAATCATCTTAGCAAAGCTCGTGAAGGCATTGTCCACCACCGTCCCCACAGGGCTTTTGCTGTCCCAAATATAGTTGATCGCCCCGATCGGAATGTCACCGAACACCGCCTGACCGGCCTTATATTTCAGTTTCTTTCCGAAACTCACTTTATCCGGTTCATAGGCAAATGTGATGTAGAGCCGCGCCGGATAGTCGTCGCCGTCCTTCCGGTTCACGTCGCTCTTGTCCAAGATATTCTCGATCTTCCAACGCCAGCGGACTATCGGATACTCATGCGGATCGATCGTGACCGCCTTGGTCAATCCCGAGGCGCTCGCCTCGCTCACCGCTTTGACGACGGTCATCGACTGGTCTTTGACGACTTCATATCGGGTGTGCCGCTCGATCTTCTTGAAGGTCAGCATGCGCCAGCCATTCGGCAATGCGGTCCCTTCGGCTGCAGCAGAAAACCTTCCCACGGACAATTGCGCCGGCTGCTGCGCCACTGCCATCATCGTTGCACCGACGAAGGCCAGACCCACAAGCGGAGCCACGCATCTCATGACAGGTTTACCGTCTCAGCCAGGCAAACAGCCTGGTCAGCAGTGACTTGGTGCGCGGAGTGAAATGAGCTTTGCGCCAGAGATTGACGGCCTTCTTGATGATTTCAGCACGGCTCGGATAGGGATGGATGGTCGCAGCAATTGTTTTCGCACCGGCCCCGGCCTTCATCGCCACCGATATCTCGCTGATCAAATCACCGGCGTGCGCCCCCACGATCGTCGCGCCAAGAATCGTATCGGTGCCTTCCTGAATGTGGAGACGGGCAAAGCCTTCTTCGTCACCGTCAAGAATGGCTCGATCGACCTCATCAAACTTATAGGTATAGGTTTCGACCTTCAGTCCGCGCTTCGTCGCCTCGGCTTCGTACAAGCCGACATGGGCGATTTCCGGTGTGGTAAAGGTGCACCAGGGCATGTTGAGCACCTTCACACTCGCATATCCTAATCCGAACGGATGCGGAAACAGCGCGTTTTGAATGACGATCTGCGCCATCGCATCGGCGGCATGGGTGAATTTGTACCGGGAACAGATATCGCCGGCGGCATAGATACGCGGGTTCGTCGTCTGTAGGCAATCGTTCACTGTGACGCCCGTCTTATCAAATTCAACGCCGACGGTCTCCAATCCTAAGCCTTGCACATTCGGCGCACGGCCTACGCCGACCAAGATCTCATCGACCGTGAGATCATACTGTTGCCCATGGGAATCAAGGATGAGTCGCTTGCCCTCGGGAACTTTTTCGACTGTGAGATCCTTTCCGCAACAGAGCAAGCTGACGCCGTCACGAGTCATCGACTGCTGTACCAATTCTGCCGCGTCGTGATCTTCGTTCGGCAGAATACCGTGCATCGCCTCAATGAGCGACACTCGACTGCCGAACCGTGCCAAGGCCTGCGCCAATTCGCATCCGATCGGGCCGGCCCCGATGACGCCGACGCGCGCGGGGAGCGAGGTGAGCGAAAAGACGGTTTCATTGGTGAGATAGCCCGCCTCTTCCAAGCCGGGGATAGAAGGCACGGCAGCCCTTGCGCCGGTGCACACAGCCGCCTTGACGAAGGCCAAGGTCCGATTACCTGCCATGCCTTCGACCACTACTGTATCGTCGCCGGCAAACCGGCCTTGGCCGATATACACATCCACACCGAGCGACTTGTACCGGTGTGCGGAATCTACATGGCTGATTCTGGCCCGCAGCTGCCTCATCCCGGCCATGGCTGCGCCAAAGTCGTAACTCACCCCGTCCGGAATGTGTGCGCCGAAGCGCGACGCGTTGCGCAATTGCGCCCACACATTCGCGGCGCGAATCATTCCCTTGGAAGGCACGCAGCCGACATTGAGGCAATCTCCGCCCATCAAGTGCCGCTCGATGAGCGCCACCTTTGCGCCCAATCCCGCGGCGATGACCGCCGTAATTAATCCTGCCGTTCCGGCCCCAACCACCACAATGTTGTAGCGACCATCCGGTTGGGGGTTCACCCAATCAGAAGGATGCACATTGTTCACCAGTTTCCTGTTGTGCTCGTCATCCGGCAGAACAAGATACTGACTCGCTGCGGTCGTCAAAGACATGACCAGGACCTTTCTCTCTCTCTATGAAGCCTGTCGGCCTCACGCCTTGTTTTTGTCATTTCAACTGACCGGTGAATCGTTTATAGAGGGTCGGCACCAACGCCAGTAAGCCCAAGAGGGTAAAGGCCATCAACACGTTCGGGGACACGATTTCCTTGAGCGAATTGATCGTCCCCAATTGCCGCCCCGCATAGGCAAACACGAAACTGCCCGGAATGATACCGAGGGAGGTTGCCGCGACATAGGTTCCGACGTTCACTCTGGTCAGGCCTGAAACCATATTGACCAGAAAAAACGGAAAGAGAGGGATCAACCGCAGCGTCAGCAGATAGCTGAAGGCATTCCGGGCGAAGCCCTCTTGGATGGCTCCGAGTCTGTTTCCGAATTGCCGCTCAACCCAGTCTCGAAGCAGATACCGCGCAACCAGAAAGGCCAGCGTCGCGCCGACCGTCGCGCCGACATTCACATACAGGGTTCCGAGCAGGCTTCCGAACAGGAATCCACCGGCGAGGGTCATAATCGCGCCACCCGGAAGTGACAGCCCCACCACCGCGCAATAGGCCAACACATACAGGGCAACGGCCGTCGAATAGTTGGCCTCCGTGAAGGCCAGCAATTGATCGCGATTGGCTTTCAGCGCATCCAGCGAAAGATACCGACCGAGATCGAAATAAAGAACCCCCGCTACGGCACATCCGACGAACAGGGCCAACAATAGTTTGCCGGTTCCCGGGCCGCTCTTGGAAAGAGAAGCATCTGTAGAAGTGGTCATCGTCTGTCTGCTCCCGGCCGTATCATCGGGCCTGCCCGTTCCTGTGTCAATCGCGTCGCGCCGCGGCCGACTAGACCGGTCATGCAGTCGGGAGTAGGATCCGGCCATGCATTTTCGCTCCTCGCCTCCTTTTGCCGCCTTTTTCTCCTTCCGGCCTCGGTTGCACCCTCAAGTGCAGGGCTGCAACCTCCGAAAGAACTCTTGAAGCCGGGGTGCAAGTGGAGGTATTGTCGACCGTGCACGCGATCATTGATGTCCTGGACGCTGCCATGCCGACAACACATTCGG from the Nitrospiraceae bacterium genome contains:
- a CDS encoding mercuric reductase, which translates into the protein MSLTTAASQYLVLPDDEHNRKLVNNVHPSDWVNPQPDGRYNIVVVGAGTAGLITAVIAAGLGAKVALIERHLMGGDCLNVGCVPSKGMIRAANVWAQLRNASRFGAHIPDGVSYDFGAAMAGMRQLRARISHVDSAHRYKSLGVDVYIGQGRFAGDDTVVVEGMAGNRTLAFVKAAVCTGARAAVPSIPGLEEAGYLTNETVFSLTSLPARVGVIGAGPIGCELAQALARFGSRVSLIEAMHGILPNEDHDAAELVQQSMTRDGVSLLCCGKDLTVEKVPEGKRLILDSHGQQYDLTVDEILVGVGRAPNVQGLGLETVGVEFDKTGVTVNDCLQTTNPRIYAAGDICSRYKFTHAADAMAQIVIQNALFPHPFGLGYASVKVLNMPWCTFTTPEIAHVGLYEAEATKRGLKVETYTYKFDEVDRAILDGDEEGFARLHIQEGTDTILGATIVGAHAGDLISEISVAMKAGAGAKTIAATIHPYPSRAEIIKKAVNLWRKAHFTPRTKSLLTRLFAWLRR
- a CDS encoding TVP38/TMEM64 family protein translates to MTTSTDASLSKSGPGTGKLLLALFVGCAVAGVLYFDLGRYLSLDALKANRDQLLAFTEANYSTAVALYVLAYCAVVGLSLPGGAIMTLAGGFLFGSLLGTLYVNVGATVGATLAFLVARYLLRDWVERQFGNRLGAIQEGFARNAFSYLLTLRLIPLFPFFLVNMVSGLTRVNVGTYVAATSLGIIPGSFVFAYAGRQLGTINSLKEIVSPNVLMAFTLLGLLALVPTLYKRFTGQLK
- a CDS encoding DUF3047 domain-containing protein, with the protein product MMAVAQQPAQLSVGRFSAAAEGTALPNGWRMLTFKKIERHTRYEVVKDQSMTVVKAVSEASASGLTKAVTIDPHEYPIVRWRWKIENILDKSDVNRKDGDDYPARLYITFAYEPDKVSFGKKLKYKAGQAVFGDIPIGAINYIWDSKSPVGTVVDNAFTSFAKMIVVESGARRIGSWVQEERNVYEDYRQAFGEEPPAINGIAIMTDTDNTKEHAVAYYGDIEFVRSPPK